The region aaaaataataaaataatataataaaataacaattacattaaaattgctATTTTAATCGCTATGCGggcattttgttattaaatattataatataataaatcgcgcgtggatattataaattataatatatatacctatccAAATAACAATTCGTGCGGGGTCATGTTACCTTCACGGCGTGATTATCACACCATGCATGCACGAACGCATCATGCTCGCTTCACGAAGTGATTTTGAATTTACGTACCcgaatttatatacgtatttgtaacgtttttgccattttattttatatttaaatattatttttatatgtagtgCGATCTTTTAcgatcaatattataattcatcatcaattatatattaatcgtaaaaGTCATTGCACTCTATGTCATCATGTGTGTGTTCACTATGCCATCACGTGTGTGTAATCACTATGCCATCACGTGTGCGTAATCACTGTACCATCACACGTGTAATCACACGTGATGGCATAGTGCGACCTTCTATACGCGCACGTATGCCAAAATCACTTCGTGAAGCGAGCGATGCGTTCGTGCATGCACGGTGTGATAATTACGCACGAATTGTTATCTGggataatacatataaaactaaCAAAACGTATTATACTGTAGAATACCATGTATAATACATTGTATAATATCTCACGTATAATACGTGCCCAATCCTGGTTTAAATAATCCAATCTATTATAAGATAAGAtactgaaattattattttatcaatttctttaaatagcGCTTGAGAAATCcatgcgtgcatgcgtgcgtgtgtaCACGCGCGTACGTATGCGTGTGGGTATGTGTACTCTTtgctgaaaattatttattttattagaaataatgaaaagttaaataatctttttatgttaataCGTTTTTGGTAATTAaatgtgtaattaaatttaaattcagatTTCAGAATTTATCTCATGCAAACAAAATGTGACATGCATTCTTCAAGCCACTCCTGTATTCATACTTCACTTGATtatgtatatcaaaatatatacatatggaCTACAAACTACAAAGgtaaatcatttattatataatcttcgTTATTACTAGCACGGTAGCCAGTTTGACGGAGCCCTAGGTTTGATCTTGGACTCCTGGAGAAAGGAACAATTATCTTTAAAGGTTTCATAGTATCTTAACTTTTATGAGAATAGAGTCTTAGTCCACTGCCTAACCTTCCTGGAGGTTAATAAGCTGTATATATTTCCGTTTAGGCCGAAATTAGATCattattttgctttttaatCCGATTTAATCCATTTCCGACATCAatcttttatgaaatttatgtttcgtgtgtaaaatttttgtattgtcCCAATAAAGGTTATGATTGAGTTCTAATACCGGCCTAAATCCAAACAAAGACAAAATTGTTAGATGTGTCAAAGGAATACATTGCACAAACCTTATGGGATTTGGCCCTCGGTGAAATTCGCTAAAACTTTAGTATGTACTCAGATAACAAAATGCCCGCAAAGTGAGCTCACGACGCGTGCACATCGTGTGGATAATTTGCACGGCGTAAACTCATGGTGGTAGACAGATGCGTCCTCAAATGATGCTCATATAACGCGCACGCGTGAGTGCCGCATGCATGCGGGTCATATGAGCATCAATTGCTCTCACTTTGTACCCTActtttgtatatgtaatatgtactATTGCAGttataaaaacgttaaattaaagaagaccaaatatatatttatttataaacatttttattttaaaatttgcacaTACGTGAGTGCCGCATGCGTGCGGCTCATATGAGCATCAATTGCTCtcacatatatcatatatatattatacatacatatatacgctcTCTAGATATACGCTctcatacattttataaagttgAAACTCAAGGAAATCATATCTCGATACGACAGCAATTGAAACTGACAAGTTTAAAGGACTCTGCACCAAACCACGGGAAAATGGATCCCGGTCAAATTGGCTAAAAATTTAGTATGATGTAGTTTATGACGTCCTGATAAAAAGTGACTATGAGCACAAAGtccaaaaatggacagttttCGAGTTACAGAGCGTCAAACATCGGAAAAATGGGTTCATCGGCTCATGGTAGTCCTTAATGTGTGCGGTCATgttggtgtgtgtgtgtgtgtgtgtgtgtgtgtgtgtgtgtgtgtgtgtgtgtgtgtgtgtgtgtgagagagtgtgtgtaggtgtaaataatatcacgcgcgcgcgcacacacacacacatacacacacgcacactcAGTCagtcacacacatacacacacatttacTCACATTCACTCACTcattcactcactcactcattTACTCATTCATACAcaccacatacacacacacacacatacacacacacacacacacaggcaCAAACCAGTACGACCGTACACAGGACTACCATGAGCCAATGAACCCATTTTTCTGATGTTTGACGCTCTGTAACTCAAAAACTCCATGTTTGGACTTTGTGCCCATGGTCACTTCACCAGGACGTCATAaactatacataataaaactaCTAAATTTTCAACCAATTTGATCGGGATACTATACTTTGACCATAGATTtacctaaataaatataatttaattaaatataatttcttgtaaagATAGCATACATGTACAAAGAGAACgtgcaatgttttttttttcatataaattaattttacataaattaaacttatataattttttttaaataatccataCCAATAAAGACCTGATTTAAACGTCAATATTTGTAAGAtggtattttgaatttctccctagttatattttctataatccGTGATGTATTCTTGTTCTTCTGAATCCTCCTTTTTTTCGTTCTTCGCGTCATGACAAACATCTTTCTCCTCGTCTTCCGCGGTGCGAACCTCAGCTTCTTCCTTTGCCAGTTTGTCTACAAAAACAAttcatcaatttaaaaatctcttcgaaattatttcgaaaacaaacattttctgtcattcttctttcttcattacctttctttttattttttcgttgtTCCTTGCACTGAACGGCATTCTTCATATGAGCGGGTGTTAAACAGTGCTCGTCGTATTCTATGCAAGACGGGAATTCTTTTAGACAAGGAAAGCAGCGGGGATGCAAAAAGGTTTTCAATTGTTGATGCTTTTCGCTCTTTCTATGCGTAGACAAGGTCCCGTAAAAATTCAGCTCGCACATCGTACAATATTCTCTCACGTTGAAATCTACAGACACCTGCAATCAAAAGATCATAAATAGATACAAATACTATTACTATATCAAATATGTATGTGCGTCCAACTCTTTTCTAGAAGACATGATTCCTACTTTCTTTCCGCATCGTTTCGAGTTGTTCAAGCTAAGTTCACGCTGCTCCTCGGCAACTCGCAGCTCGTGTCTCATCATCAGATCGACCTTCAATTTGTACGACTCGTCCAACTTTTCCATCATCAGCTGATGCGCACGTCCACGTAGATGAGTCGTATCCGTGCTGCTACTGAGCTTGTTCAGATCGGATAAAGAACGCTCCTCCTCTTCAAGCACGCTTCTGGCCTTATTCAACCAAATCGAGAACGTCGTGAGTTCATTCTTGAACTTTGTTAATTCATCTCTGGCACCAATGAGACGTTTCACTAATTTGTCAGTGCGATCTAACGCTTTGTAAAATCGAGTTCTAAGAGATCGACCGTTCTTCTCCAAAGTAGACACTTCGTCGCTGAATAACACATTGCTGCCCGTCAAGACGACCTGTCGAATTTGATCCAAGCAGGATAAAACGGATCGACTGTGCGATTCAAAATCttcctttatttctttcatgataattatctattttcttaACTGCTCTACGTCTTCCTTGACGGTATCCTGATTCGCCAGCTTGTCCTCAATTTCGGAGATCCACTGCAGAAGCTTAGAGAGCGTCTCGTCACAGAGCTTGTACTTTTCCTCCACCGCTTGCTTAACTCAGTCCGCGATGTCGGCCCGCTCGGCGTCGCAGAGCTCCCGCTGGATCGCCTCGAGCAGCGACACCAAATGACCCTCCCGTTCACCCCGCATGGACCTAACAGCCGATCGGCCAGCGATAATACCGTCGCGAGCGGCCTCCTCGATCGACACGCTCGTCCTGCCATCACTCGAAGTCAGTCGAAGTCACTATTCTACCGTTCCTAACGTCGAGGTCTTGAGCCGGATCGCCCGTGCGAACGCTTGAGCAGGGCACCACCGGCGCCGACGGGTGGAACGGCCCCCGGGCTGGAGGTCTCGCCATTAGGACAATACGCGGCCTGCTCCGCGCTGTAACTTCGCTTTGAGGTCTCGCTTGAGAAAGTCGTCTCGGTGGACTCACGCCGCGGGAACagactttatatattatttaagcaCTCGGATACAGAGCACGCGGAGCACGCGAAATGTTACCGCGAGGACGTTCGGATCACGAAGGACGACAAATGACAATCCAGCCGCTGCTGCCGAGCGAGTCACGTAGGCGGGCGAACAATAAAAGCACGCGGGGTCGCTTAGGCGTGAGGCGTGAGATGCGCATGGATCGCGCGTGAGCGACCGGACCACTGAGGACAAGTTCGGGTGGAGATCGAGCTTGgatgaataaattaacacATTTCACGATCTCATTATATATAGATCCAcacaatttgcataattaaataagataataaaaataataaaatgatataacataataacaattacattaaattaatcgcTATGCGggcattttgttattaaatattataatataataaattgcgcgcggatattataaattataatatatatacctatccAAATAACAATTCGTGCGGGGTCATGTTACCTTCACGGCGTGATTCTCACACCGTGCATGCACGAACGCATCATGCTCGCTTCACAAAGTGATTTGGGCATACGTACCCGAATTTATACGTATTTGTAACGTTTTTGCCATTTTATCTGATTGTTACGTTCTGTCGTCCGTTTTTGGGTCAAAACATTTAAGTTATTTACCCGGGATTTGGACCAAGTTGTGTGATTAATCAAGCCCGAGAAGATAGcgaattttataagttttataacgAGGATcagactttttaattatttcaaaattagggAAATCAACCGTAAAATCCAAAGGAATTAATTTGTATGGAGTTAAgggttttttaatttgaattttggtTTCAActtcctttaattttaaaaataatggaaaggGGTCGTGATCAAATAGAATAGCttgtttaataagatattttaattttttgatttggAATCTTTTGCCCCCTTTTCTGGGCATTCAGGAATCCTGTTGCCACGCTTTTGGCAGCGACAAGAATAATAGGAAATCTCCTGTTGCCACGCTTTTGGCAGCGACAAGAATAATAGGAAATCTCCTGTTGCCACGCAGTTTGGCAGCGACAGTTAGgagtgataaaattaaaaagattttggATATGAAAttagtttcaaaattaaaattacctttATTCCGGAAAACTCGATTACAAATGTTAAATACGGTTTTAAAGTTCTTACTACGAGTTTAGATTTTGACAATAGAGTATCGACTACTCAAAACTCCGGACTTCGAATAACTACTGAATTAATCCTTCACtcttatttatacttaaatgGCGAGAACCTCCCCGCCTGAGCTTCCCACCATTTCATTGTCTTATCCTAAGGGAGGAGGAAGGTCTTATCACCAAGTGTAACTCGATTCCCTGCGAACCACGGCCAGAGAACTGTCTCCATGAGAAAtcggataattaatcaatatcgattAGCATTCTTGgctatttaaagattttaatatcaattagcACTCTTGGTtattaaaagactaaaatttTGTTCGCACGTAACACCTTCCCCCTTAAGTCATACGTGGTACGTTTGTTACCGCGTATGAACTATTaataaaaggagaaaaatttttaaaattttataaatgtatttaatatgaagaaattcgtataatattgtgtaaaatatatgtataataataataataacgtataataatgtataaaatatgtgtaataatatttaaatgtgtataataataacatatataacatataataatgtgtacataatatttaaaattgaatattaagtaatattttcaaaaataatattgaatttaacgaaataatatgatataatataatgtaatatagtATTTgggataatttataatatctatattaaaatctatatcAATATcgtatactatttttttttttttttttttttttaatatcttttaattaccttaatttcgaaatttttttgttgaaattctataatttcaaACTCTACTCTATTCCTGACGTATTCCTCGAGACAGTCTCGGCACTGGTGAGACGGCCTTAACCacattaattcttgattacaaaagtaacaattaatttttgtatcgaTGTCAATTCCGTGTAAGGGTGAGCATATCGAATGCCATCCGGTCACTTCCTCAAAATTTCCAGGTTGGAATTCTCGATCGTAGCATTCCTCGCATATTCTCCTTCTCGGATCACTCCGCTCAACGTAAAGGATCTCGCCGTTATTTTCTGTGCTTAAGCACATGCATCtcatgtatatgttatatggTTCTTTCCTTCCTTCACTGTAGCCTGCGTAGTCTGCTGGTAGGACTCCGTCGATCGGTCCATAGTACtcattcttctctttctcgcttctgTTGTCCGTCGGTCCtttcattttctattatttgtttaaactattattaattatttgactctaaagaaaatttacttaaaagaaaattatttaccactgttatttattttccttaattcccttttttgattttaattataatttcaatctcGTTGAGCTTGCACTGAGTCTGAATTTGAACTGACTTACATTTACGGGCTGTCTCTCGGCTAGCCCTCTTATCTGTAGCGTAAACCGAAACTTGATCTTAAGAATTTAGAgtttattttgtgtttataATCGCGGATATAGGCTTTGAGTTTCATTGTGGATAActgtttcatttttaatttctttaattttagtcTCGGGAGCagagcaaataattttatttatatgttgttgtgaatgtaatgtatttgtttctaaattttcattttctgttATTATGTGTGTTAATGTTGCTTCTGGTAACTCTTGCTTCGGAGATATTTGATCCTTTTCTTTTAGTGTTGTTCCTCTTGCTAAATGTAACAGCAAATTCGTTACTGAGTCCCATAGCGctccaattaaatatattgaccATCCATAAATAGTATGAAGAGCATAGCCATGTATAATGGTATccatgattaattttattgttcgtATGCAGAAGTATAATCCAATTACTCCTGCACTTGCATTCCCGATGGATAAAAATGTTCCCCAAATTTTCTTCCAAGCgttttccgtaattttttccaatGAATTTTCATCCAAAAGGTGAGAAAGCGATATTCCTTGAGCTTGTACTGGTTCTCCCTTTACGCCACGCGCCATTGTGTTTAAAATTCCATTTCTTTCTGCTGGAAACATTATTTGGTCCCTTAAATTTTCTAGttcattatttgtataaattccGCTTGCTGCCAGGGGTCCAGGATCATTATATTGCCACGTAGGTTTATTGTTCGGTTTCATTATCGTTGGTGGTTTGCTGAATTCTAGAATTGGTGTTATTCGATACCATCCGTCATTTAAAAGGTACATTGTTGGAATTATACGGCTACAAGTAGTTTGTGTTCCTGTTTTGAACAAAATGTGAGTTCTTGGCGCTAGAAAATAGCTTTCGTTTCCTTTAAGTACTGGTAATTGCTGATAACATTCTTGCGTATGTCGGTACTTTATGTCCACCGGAgtgcatttaattatatgtacagcTTCTCCAGAGATCACTGCCAAATATCCGGGTCCTTTCATAATTTGATATGCGAAATCGTCTGGAGCATGGATTGCTAGGGTCAGTGCGTTCTTCATTACTTGTCGTTCCAAATTACAGCGTTGTGTTAATACGTCTGTGTATAAGCGGTTCATTTGTGTGCGTATATGTTTTTCTacataaacaaattttgaattaatataagCAAAAATGTCTAAATTTTCTACTGATAATCGGCGCTTATGCGCGAAAGATtctccttttttaatttctaaaattaaaagttttggATGctctgttttaattaatgtgtATCCACAAAGAAGCTCTTCCCCCATTTGTGTTAACGCAAAAGTTACATCTCTAGTTGACaaggaataaattatttgcaaatttttatctacatcACTAATCATTTTATTAGCTTTTCCttcgtataaaatatcataatgaTTGAATTTACAATAATCATTGGGTATTGTTTCCCAAAAGGTATATTTTCCTTCAATATCTATACAATTTCCATCTGAATATGGACAGGTTGTTCCTGTTTTTAAATGAATCTGATTTGTTTCTATATTAGTTACTGCTTGATGAGAATTTAAACTAATAGTTATTATTCCTTGCACAACTACATTTTGCCATGTCCCATAAGGATCTGAATATTGTGTTCCAAAACATTGTCCATCTGTTGTTACTGATCCTGCAAAAGTGATTGGTCGCGATGTCGTATGATTTACTTTTAGCCCATTGATTACATtgttaacatttataataagtgtaccggttttatgcatatttttacattgatCTATTGTcgattcaataatatattccgCTTGCGCATTTGTTACAGTCGCTATGTGTGAGTGCATTCCGCAGTAATAAATTGTTCttgaaatcaaaattttacattgaattacatttattgtatcGAATTTCGCAAGTTGTAATAATTGAATGTTAGTTTCCTCTATATGTGGTTCTATTAGTGGTATGTTGCATTCTTCGATCTCCAATAATGAGACAGTCGTCACATTGAAGTTTGACGTCCCACAGTCGTACCCGATGATTCCATAAATTGGTTGAATGTTGAGAAATAGGGTGATTATTGGGATTATCATCTTCATCGGAATCTTCTTCTTCAGCTGtattaattacaatgtaaGAAAAGATTTTGAATTACTATTATTCTAAAGTATAATTCTAAAGTATATTGtcttttaagattaaaaatgttgcGGGTacacttttaatcttatttaagttttcatttttctgaCTTTATTTGAATGAACAATTCTTGATTTTCCTTTAAAAAGGAGTTTAATATTACCATTTGGtaaaatatctgtaattatatGTGGACCAGAATATTGGTCTCCTAATTTACCTTTCTTCGGttcatttaaaagaaaaacttgatcgtttatttgaaaagtttgtggattaatctttttatcataataatattttgattttaattttgatgcaATCAAGCATTCTCGTGCCAATTCTTGTAGATCATGAATGTTTGTCATTAactgatataaataatcatcatatgtcttttcttttccaataTCGTTAACAATTTCACTGGATGCATGGTTGTCTGGCTGTTTTTCCAAATACCAACTCATATGGAGTATATCCAATTGATTCATGAGTGCTTGTATTATATGAAAAGGTAGCATATTCTAATAAATCATCCCAttctgtaaatttatttacgtattgttttaaatattctactaatattaaatgtgaCCTTTCCAAAGCTCCATTTGCTTGTGGGTAAAAGGCAGTTGTtctatattgtttaattttaaattgtttggtaaatcttttcattaaattactCATAAAATTTGTGCCTTGAtctgtcaaaattattttaggtgctccaaaaatgcaaataaaatattttaataatgcatcAGCTACTTGAACTGCAGTTATTGATTTTAGAGGAATAGCAAGAGAAAATTTTGTGAGATGATCTTGGATTGTTAGGATATATGAATTTCCTTTGGTGGTTTCAGGTAATGGTCCAACTATGTCCATTGATATCTTTTCAAATGACGAAAATGGTGTGTCCGTGATTAACATGGGCTGTTTAGTTTTAACtcttactaattttttaatttgacattgCAAACATtgactaatataattttgaatgtcAGCTTTAATGTTTCcccaataaaaattttgcctGATTCGATTATAAGTTTTGGTTATTCCTTTATGTCCCCCGATTTTTGATGAATGAGC is a window of Temnothorax longispinosus isolate EJ_2023e chromosome 1, Tlon_JGU_v1, whole genome shotgun sequence DNA encoding:
- the LOC139813266 gene encoding uncharacterized protein yields the protein MKEIKEDFESHSRSVLSCLDQIRQVVLTGSNVLFSDEVSTLEKNGRSLRTRFYKALDRTDKLVKRLIGARDELTKFKNELTTFSIWLNKARSVLEEEERSLSDLNKLSSSTDTTHLRGRAHQLMMEKLDESYKLKVDLMMRHELRVAEEQRELSLNNSKRCGKKVSVDFNVREYCTMCELNFYGTLSTHRKSEKHQQLKTFLHPRCFPCLKEFPSCIEYDEHCLTPAHMKNAVQCKEQRKNKKKDKLAKEEAEVRTAEDEEKDVCHDAKNEKKEDSEEQEYITDYRKYN